The following nucleotide sequence is from Myxococcales bacterium.
GTGCGCGAACCCACCGTTTCGGACTGAGCTGGAAGGCGGAGCCGAGGAGAACCCATGAGCGAATCCGTCCCCGAACTGCTGCAACTTCCGCGTTCCCACTTCAACGAAAAAGCGCGCTGGGGCTTTGACTTCAAGCGGGTTGCGCACCAACGCACTTCGCTCCTGGCAGGCCTGCAGCGTCCGTCTGTGCAACGGCTGACTGGGCAGCCCTTCGTACCGGTCGCTCGCTTTGCTGAAGGCTACACGGTCGGGTCGGCGGCGATCCTCGCGGAACTCGAACGCTACCAACCGGAACCGCCCCTGTTGCCAAAAGATGAAGCGCAACGGGCCGAAATACTGAAGATTCAAGATCACTTCGACGAAGTCGTGGGTCCCGCTACGCGATGCGGAGTCTTTGCGTTCTTGGTGGACGACCCGGAATTCTTCGCGCGCGTATTTGGCGGTCACGTAGGGCTCATACGCCGCAAACTCTTCGAAGGCTTTGCGATGGCCGCGAACTCGGTGATCAAGAAGAGCTATCGGCTGGATCGACCTGGCGCGCTCGATCAGGCGCTCGCGGATACCCAAGAGGCACTCGACTGGGTTGCCAGCAAGAGTACGACGACCGGGTATCTGGTAGGCGACTGCTTCACGCTGGCGGACCTGACGGCCGCTTCGCTGCTGGCCCTGACAATTGATACGGGTCATCCAGCCATGCAATTGCCGGAGCCGTGGTCAAGCGAGTATCGAGCTTGGCTCGCACGCTGGCAGGACCATCCGGGTACGGCATGGGTACGTACGATGTATGACCGACACCGGGGTAGCTCCGCGGCGCTGTAGGGAATCAAGTCCTAATCACTCGCTCTATAGCCAGGCACATCCCATTGGTCGGTGCGTCGTGGGCGTCAAGGCTCCAGCGGATGCCGCTGCCTTGAGCTTGCTCCGGCTCGCGAGATAGAGCGGGAAGGCGATGATCCAGAGCAACAGCCCGGCAAAGAACCAACCCACAGGCCCCATGCTCGCGAATCCCTTCACGTCCTTCTTGTCGTACCCGATCTGATGGGCGTCGAACGCCATCCAGATGGACGAGCCGATTACGATCCATACGAAAACACTATCCATCAAGCTTCTCCCGAACTGAGGCGACCCTGAGCCCTTGGACATCGAGGAGCACATCCGCCGAAAGCCATTGGTTCGACCGAACGACGGGCGGCATGTAGCCGCAATCAAGTGTAAGGCCGCGATGGCAAC
It contains:
- a CDS encoding glutathione S-transferase family protein, whose translation is MSESVPELLQLPRSHFNEKARWGFDFKRVAHQRTSLLAGLQRPSVQRLTGQPFVPVARFAEGYTVGSAAILAELERYQPEPPLLPKDEAQRAEILKIQDHFDEVVGPATRCGVFAFLVDDPEFFARVFGGHVGLIRRKLFEGFAMAANSVIKKSYRLDRPGALDQALADTQEALDWVASKSTTTGYLVGDCFTLADLTAASLLALTIDTGHPAMQLPEPWSSEYRAWLARWQDHPGTAWVRTMYDRHRGSSAAL